A segment of the Bacillus licheniformis DSM 13 = ATCC 14580 genome:
ACTAAAAAGCATGCTTTGAAAGTAAAAGGGCAATATGTTGATGAATATGTCATGTCCAAATTAATCAACGAACAGCAAAGGGAGGTTTCAAATGAATGACGGGTGCCATCAGGCCATTGCTGCTGTCAGCTATTACAAAACAGAACGGACGATTGATTTTAACCGGCAAACTTATACAAAAAAGCAGAATCAAATGTACTTGTACAACGATAAAATTTTAACAGCAAGCCGCCAGTATCGTTTGGAGCACGTCTATGACGTTTCATACAGACCTTTTTCCGAGGCCGGTTTGCTTTACCTCCATACGAACAAGGGGGTATTTGCTTATGAAGTGAACGTTGACCCCGGGTATTTCATTGAGGCTTTTAAAAAACAGAAAAATCCAATTAAATAAATTGCAATATATATGAAGTTTTTAGCAGTAAATGCTAGAATGAATGTTGGGAATTTTGCAAGGGAAGGAACATACCGGAGCCTGTTAGGGCGATTGACCTTGTTGGCTTACCGGGCTTATGCCACTTGGCGGTGTTTATATGTCACTGCTATGCTTGATGGTAGAACGTCCGCTTAGGCTGCAGGTGTATGTTTGAGCAAAGATTTTAAGCGGCTTTTTCCAATTTTCTTTCACATAACAAGTCCTTGACGTTCCCAGTATATTTAAATACATAGACGGTTTAACTTAATTAGAGAAGTAGAGAGGACAGACAGCTTAATGAAAAAGAAGACACAGAATACGGTTCAAAAGATCGTAGAAGCCGGATATCGTCTGTTCGCCCAAAATGGATATTCGGCAACCTCTGTAGATGAAATTATGAAAGAAGCCGGTTTTTCTAAAGCTACGTTTTATTTGTATTTTAAGTCAAAGGAGATGCTGTTTCTCCATATTATGAATGAGCAGATGGAAGATCGCTTTCAGACCAGCATGAATTGTTTTCGAAAAAAGACGCTGAGGGGATTGCTCGCGGGGATTGAACACTTGATTCAAACATCAAATAAAGAGCATTCGACAGCTTTATTTTTGGAATTTATGGCAAATAGTCATAGATATCCTGAGATTCAAAGAAAGGTAGCCCTTCTGTATGAGCAGTGGAGGGAGTTTTTTGTCGAAATGATTGAGCAGCTGCAGGAAGAAGGCATTGTTCAGAAACAGCTCCATCCGAAGGTGATGGCGTCTACGCTGATTGCCATCTTTAACGGCTACAACCATCAACACCACGCGGATCCGTCGATTAATAAACAGGAACAGCTTCAGTCCATTATTTTCTTGCTGAATCCGAAGCTGCATCTTTAGATAAAAGACAAGCTATGAATACATCATAAGACTTTTGAAACAGCCGGCGCTGCCGACCTTGAGTCGGCGGTTTTTTGCGTCAGATGAATCCACTTCGGTACGCCGCACAACAAAGCAAATCACATGCAACCGTTTAACATCGAGCGTTTATTTCTTTTAAATAGTTGACACAAGCAAATCGTTATTATACAATTATCTCGAATTCGAGATAATTAAAAAGGATGAATGCCATGGGCAGTCAAGATATGGAGAGATATGAAGAGGAGTTGTCTTTAAAGGCATTTATTGTCTTGTCTCGAGCATTACAATCGATTAAAAAGCGTGTGGAAGAAGACATTAAATGTTTAGGATTAAATCCAACTGAGTTTGCTGTTTTAGAATTAATCTATAATAAAGGCGATCAGCCGATACAAAAAATAGGCGAAAAGGTATTAATCGCAAGCAGCAGTATTACCTATGTTATAGATAAGCTGGAGAAGAAAAGTTTAATAGTAAGAAGGCCTTGTCCTAAAGATCGCCGTATAACATACGCTGCCTTAACGAATGAAGGAACTGCACTGATGAACAATCTTTTTCCTAAACATAAAGCAGCTATGAAAGGCATTTTCGGCGGGCTGGACATTAAAGAAAAAGAAGTTCTAATTGAAAAGTTGAAAAAACTGGGCTTCCATGCCCAAAGCATGTAAATTTTTTTACGACAATATCTCGAATTCGAAATATACGAATTCATAATAAATGTCGATTGCGAGGTAGTAGTAATGACCGAATTTCTAGAGTTAGTAAAAGAAAGACGATCAGCAAGTAATTTTCTTCCTGGATATTCAATTTCTGAACAGGAGCTTAATGAAATATTTGAAATTGTAAAATTGGCTCCCTCTGCTTTTAATTTGCAGCATACAAACTATATTGCGGTGTTGGATAAAGAAAAGAAGAACATGTTGCATGAAGCAGCTAATGGCCAATACAAGATCCTAAGCTCGTCGGCAGTCATCATCGTTTTGGGTGACAAAAAGGCCTTTCATCAAGCAAAAGAAATCTACGAAGGTTTAAAACTGCTCGGAGTACTTAATAAACAAGAATATGATGATATGGTTCACGATACGGTTTCTTTCTATCAATCCAGAGGAGAAGCATTTCAAAGGGATGAAGCCATCAGGAATGGCTCATTATCTTCTATGCTCTTTATGATGGCTGCTAAAGAAAAAGGTTGGGATACTTGTCCCATGATTGGCTTTGATCCTCAAAAGGTAAAAGAGGTATTGAATATAAATGAGCAATATGAGGTCGTCATGATGATCACCCTTGGGAAGGAAAAATTAGAAAGCAGAAAACCGCGGGGATTTAGAAAACCTGTAAATGAATTTGTAACCTATATCTCTTAATAAAGCTATGTTTCATGAAAGAGGAGTGAAATGATATGAAAAAGAAAACAAGCGGAATCCATCACATTACCGCGATTGTCGGCCATCCGCAAGAGAATGTCGATTTTTACGCTGGCGTTCTAGGTTTACGTTTAGTGAAAAAAACTGTTAATTTTGATGATCCGGGAACATACCACCTGTATTTCGGTAATGAAGGCGGAAAACCGGGAACGATTATTACATTCTTTCCATGGGTGGGTGCTCGCCGAGGAGTCATTGGAGATGGCCAGGTGGGAGTTACTTCATACGTCGTTCCTAAAGGCGCAATGGCATTTTGGGAAAACAGATTGGCAAAATTTAATTTGCCTTATACAAAAATGAACCGTTTTGGAGAGGAGTACTTAGAGTTCGATGATCCTCATGGACTTCATCTGGAAATTGTCGAAAGAGAAGAAGGGGAAAAGAACAGCTGGAAGATAGGAGAAATTACACCGGACAAAGCAATCAAAGGATTTGGCGGAGCAACACTTTTATCCAAACAACCGGAAAAAACGGCTGAATTATTAGAAAAGGTTATGGGACTTGAAAAAGTTGGTGAAGAAGGAGATTTTGTACGTTTTCGTTCTTCTGGTGATATCGGGAATATAATTGATTTGAAATTAACAACTATAGGCAGCGGACAAATGGGGATTGGTACAGTTCACCATATTGCCTGGAGAGCTATTGATGACAATGATCAATTAGAATGGCAAAAATATGTTGCAGAAAATGGTTATCGTGTTACACCCGTGCAAGACAGAAATTATTTTAACGCGATTTATTTTAGAGAACACGGGGAGATTTTATTTGAAATTGCAACAGATCCTCCAGGGTTCGCCCATGATGAATCACATCAAACAATGGGAGAACAGTTAATGTTGCCGGCTCAGTATGAACACTACAGAGAGCAGTTAGAAAGAAGATTAATTCCTATAACAGTGAAGGCGCTGGATTAATTTTTGCACGGAAGTGATTCAATGCTGTCCATTGATCCGCTTACAAAAACGGAAAGAGAGAACTACAAGTTTTTAATCGGGAGTATCATACCAAGACCCGTGGCGTTTGTTACAAGCCTGTCAGAGGAGGGCGTCTTAAACGGAGCTCCATTTAGTTATTTTAATATTGTATCTTCAAATCCTCCCATGATCTCCCTGTCCATACAACGTTCTGAAGGGAGCCAAAAAGATACAGCGAGAAACATTCTGAAGAGCAAAGAATTTGTGGTCCATATCGTTGATGAACAAAATGTTGAAAAAGTGAATGCAACGGCCGCGAGCCTACCTCCAAGTCAAAGTGAAATTCAGTTAGCGGAGTTAACCCCGGTTGAAAGTGTGAAAGTCTCGGTACCGGGGGTTAAAGAAGCGAAAGTGCGCATGGAATGTGTTCTGGAGTATTCATTAGAGTTGGGAGATAAACACTCTCCCGGCTGCGATTTCATGATAGGTCAAGTCGTTCAATATCATATCGAGAGCGGCATTTATGAAAAT
Coding sequences within it:
- a CDS encoding TetR/AcrR family transcriptional regulator, with amino-acid sequence MKKKTQNTVQKIVEAGYRLFAQNGYSATSVDEIMKEAGFSKATFYLYFKSKEMLFLHIMNEQMEDRFQTSMNCFRKKTLRGLLAGIEHLIQTSNKEHSTALFLEFMANSHRYPEIQRKVALLYEQWREFFVEMIEQLQEEGIVQKQLHPKVMASTLIAIFNGYNHQHHADPSINKQEQLQSIIFLLNPKLHL
- a CDS encoding MarR family winged helix-turn-helix transcriptional regulator — protein: MGSQDMERYEEELSLKAFIVLSRALQSIKKRVEEDIKCLGLNPTEFAVLELIYNKGDQPIQKIGEKVLIASSSITYVIDKLEKKSLIVRRPCPKDRRITYAALTNEGTALMNNLFPKHKAAMKGIFGGLDIKEKEVLIEKLKKLGFHAQSM
- a CDS encoding nitroreductase family protein; its protein translation is MTEFLELVKERRSASNFLPGYSISEQELNEIFEIVKLAPSAFNLQHTNYIAVLDKEKKNMLHEAANGQYKILSSSAVIIVLGDKKAFHQAKEIYEGLKLLGVLNKQEYDDMVHDTVSFYQSRGEAFQRDEAIRNGSLSSMLFMMAAKEKGWDTCPMIGFDPQKVKEVLNINEQYEVVMMITLGKEKLESRKPRGFRKPVNEFVTYIS
- a CDS encoding ring-cleaving dioxygenase, which encodes MKKKTSGIHHITAIVGHPQENVDFYAGVLGLRLVKKTVNFDDPGTYHLYFGNEGGKPGTIITFFPWVGARRGVIGDGQVGVTSYVVPKGAMAFWENRLAKFNLPYTKMNRFGEEYLEFDDPHGLHLEIVEREEGEKNSWKIGEITPDKAIKGFGGATLLSKQPEKTAELLEKVMGLEKVGEEGDFVRFRSSGDIGNIIDLKLTTIGSGQMGIGTVHHIAWRAIDDNDQLEWQKYVAENGYRVTPVQDRNYFNAIYFREHGEILFEIATDPPGFAHDESHQTMGEQLMLPAQYEHYREQLERRLIPITVKALD
- a CDS encoding flavin reductase family protein, which translates into the protein MLSIDPLTKTERENYKFLIGSIIPRPVAFVTSLSEEGVLNGAPFSYFNIVSSNPPMISLSIQRSEGSQKDTARNILKSKEFVVHIVDEQNVEKVNATAASLPPSQSEIQLAELTPVESVKVSVPGVKEAKVRMECVLEYSLELGDKHSPGCDFMIGQVVQYHIESGIYENGKIDPRGLGAISRLAGHDYAKIGEIFTRERPK